A genome region from Streptomyces antimycoticus includes the following:
- a CDS encoding NAD-dependent succinate-semialdehyde dehydrogenase has product MNLPGIETLVKAPFAEGDVFIAGRWCAAEDGRTFPVHDPATAELIREVSAAGPGDAVAAVEAAQAAAAGWRATPTRRRSEVLHTAFALMREHTDTLARLIVLENGKAYRDAVSEVGYAAEFFRWFAEEAVRIGSSFGDAPGGGFRHVVRRHPVGVTAFVTPWNFPAAMATRKIAPALAAGCPVLLKPAPDTPFTALAIAALLSEAGLPDGLLNVLPTDRAPEVVSAWLRDERVRKFSFTGSTATGRTLLGQAAANVVNVTMELGGNAPFIVCEDADVDAAVRGAMDAKMRGGGEVCIAANRFYVHESVAAEFTEKFAAAMTAVRAGAGLEEGVTLGPMINRTAVESIHSLVDDAVTRGAKVAARGSVPDGPGCYHPATVLVDVPEDARIMNEEVFGPVAPLATFTDEDELVARANATVHGLASYIYSRDVGRALRLAERLETGMVGLNRGLLSDPAAPFGGVKQSGLGREGGREGIEAFLETQYIALDWPTD; this is encoded by the coding sequence ATGAACCTCCCCGGCATAGAAACCCTCGTCAAGGCGCCGTTCGCCGAAGGCGATGTGTTCATCGCCGGCCGCTGGTGTGCGGCCGAGGACGGACGGACGTTCCCCGTGCACGACCCGGCCACCGCGGAGCTGATCCGCGAGGTGTCCGCGGCGGGCCCGGGGGACGCTGTGGCGGCGGTCGAAGCGGCCCAGGCGGCCGCCGCCGGGTGGCGGGCGACGCCCACCCGCCGTCGTTCGGAGGTCCTGCACACGGCGTTCGCGCTGATGCGTGAGCACACCGACACGCTCGCCCGGCTGATCGTCCTGGAGAACGGCAAGGCATACCGGGACGCGGTGTCCGAGGTCGGTTACGCGGCGGAGTTCTTCCGCTGGTTCGCCGAGGAGGCGGTACGGATCGGCTCCTCGTTCGGCGACGCGCCCGGTGGCGGCTTCCGGCACGTCGTGCGCAGGCATCCGGTGGGCGTCACCGCCTTCGTCACACCGTGGAACTTCCCGGCCGCGATGGCCACCCGGAAGATCGCCCCGGCGCTCGCCGCCGGCTGCCCGGTGCTCCTCAAGCCGGCCCCCGACACCCCGTTCACCGCCCTCGCGATCGCCGCCCTGCTGAGCGAGGCGGGCCTGCCAGACGGGCTGCTGAACGTCCTGCCGACCGACCGCGCGCCCGAGGTGGTCTCCGCCTGGCTCCGCGACGAGCGGGTCCGCAAGTTCTCCTTCACCGGCTCCACCGCCACCGGCCGGACCCTCCTGGGGCAGGCGGCGGCGAACGTGGTCAACGTGACCATGGAACTGGGTGGCAACGCCCCCTTCATCGTCTGCGAGGACGCCGACGTCGACGCCGCGGTGCGCGGTGCGATGGACGCCAAGATGCGGGGCGGTGGCGAGGTCTGCATCGCCGCCAACCGGTTCTACGTCCATGAGTCCGTCGCCGCCGAATTCACCGAGAAGTTCGCGGCGGCCATGACCGCGGTACGCGCCGGAGCGGGTCTGGAGGAGGGCGTCACCCTCGGCCCGATGATCAACCGGACCGCCGTGGAGTCCATCCATTCCCTGGTCGACGACGCGGTCACCCGTGGCGCGAAGGTCGCCGCGCGGGGCAGCGTGCCCGATGGCCCTGGCTGCTACCACCCGGCCACCGTCCTGGTGGACGTGCCCGAAGACGCCCGGATCATGAACGAGGAGGTCTTCGGGCCGGTCGCGCCCCTGGCCACCTTCACCGACGAGGACGAGCTGGTGGCCCGTGCCAACGCCACCGTGCACGGCCTCGCCTCGTACATCTACTCGCGCGACGTGGGCCGGGCCCTGCGCCTGGCCGAGCGCCTGGAGACCGGAATGGTCGGCCTCAACCGGGGCCTGCTGTCCGACCCGGCCGCGCCCTTCGGCGGAGTCAAGCAGTCGGGCCTGGGCAGGGAGGGCGGCCGCGAGGGCATCGAGGCCTTCCTGGAGACGCAGTACATCGCCCTCGACTGGCCGACCGACTGA
- a CDS encoding Lrp/AsnC family transcriptional regulator, translated as MQKVRHDLDATDRRITAVLLASPRASWRSVAEVLGVSERTVVRRAAPLFHDRTLRATAVRNPALFPHLLPTVLRIRCRPNRIATIAAGLARRPDTIWVDILGGGDEICVVLFLNGPDARHKLLLRDLPATAAVRSWTSYDLLKVFPVGFAWSAGLLTREESRHLWPSADPAPEPFSPLPEDEALIDALVEDSRMTYGELAHRTGRTPRAVRRRLDALVEAHGVRLATEVDLALLGVHAEALLWITADPGALEETGQILSRHPQVRFTAATTGSSSLLVAVAATDLSALYVFLTGTVGALPHISGMEVAPILSGVKRTGLVRPASISV; from the coding sequence ATGCAGAAAGTACGTCACGACCTCGATGCCACGGACCGGCGGATCACGGCCGTTCTGCTGGCGTCGCCCCGGGCCTCCTGGCGGAGCGTCGCCGAGGTGCTGGGTGTCTCGGAACGCACCGTCGTGCGGCGAGCCGCCCCGCTGTTCCACGATCGCACCCTGCGGGCGACGGCCGTGCGCAATCCCGCCCTCTTTCCCCACCTCCTCCCCACGGTGTTGCGTATCCGTTGCCGCCCCAACCGGATCGCCACCATCGCCGCCGGCCTCGCTCGGCGCCCCGACACCATCTGGGTGGACATCCTGGGCGGAGGGGATGAAATCTGCGTCGTGCTCTTTCTGAACGGGCCCGACGCACGCCACAAGCTGCTGCTGCGCGACCTGCCCGCGACCGCCGCCGTGCGGTCCTGGACCTCTTACGACCTGCTGAAAGTCTTCCCCGTGGGTTTCGCTTGGAGCGCGGGACTGCTGACCCGGGAGGAGTCCCGACACCTGTGGCCGAGCGCCGATCCCGCGCCCGAACCCTTCTCCCCGCTCCCGGAAGACGAAGCGCTCATCGACGCGCTGGTGGAAGACTCCCGGATGACCTATGGAGAGCTGGCCCATCGCACGGGCCGGACTCCGCGGGCCGTACGGCGTCGCCTGGACGCCCTGGTGGAGGCGCATGGCGTGCGGCTGGCCACCGAAGTCGATCTGGCCCTGCTGGGGGTGCACGCCGAGGCGCTGCTGTGGATCACCGCGGATCCGGGGGCGCTGGAGGAGACCGGGCAGATCCTCAGCAGGCATCCGCAGGTGCGCTTCACCGCCGCCACGACGGGTTCGAGCAGTCTGCTGGTGGCGGTGGCCGCCACCGATCTGAGCGCGCTGTATGTGTTTCTGACCGGCACGGTGGGGGCCTTGCCACATATCTCCGGCATGGAGGTGGCCCCCATTCTCTCCGGCGTCAAGCGCACCGGCCTGGTACGTCCCGCGTCGATTTCCGTGTGA
- a CDS encoding MFS transporter, with product MATTPVTEQNEPSTPPGAPATERERKRLHTKLKLATQIGQGIDGYIIGGIGLAMGAITDDLHLSSMEQGLVGASPLIGIFIGGPLFGRLADRYGRRPVFLTDMLIFLIGSVLQFFVLDGPQLILIRLVMGVAIGGEYAIGAPLLSEYAGRLGRGRLLASLEISWYVGYALATVVGALFTSVDGGWRWSLASSAVIAVVCVALRGGIPESARWLLSRGRRDEAEALIEKYGIEVDVEAELDDRDEVRQDGFRALFSRRHLRSTVFASVFWAALVLPYFAIGTFWTEVFEALHMGDNAVAALLVYSFTAVAGVTAGCLVVDRIGRRKLLIPPFWITAGCLALVAVWPSSTPVIVVGFLFFIFLNAASSALTAVYPLEVFPTSLRTTGVGFATAMSRVGAAIGTFLLPMGLDHFGAEFVLLIGAGVLVAGALVSQFLAPETTDLDLARAAKTAREGA from the coding sequence ATGGCAACGACGCCTGTGACCGAGCAGAACGAGCCCAGCACACCGCCGGGCGCGCCCGCCACCGAACGCGAACGGAAGCGGCTGCACACCAAGCTGAAGCTGGCCACCCAGATCGGCCAGGGAATCGACGGCTACATCATCGGCGGCATCGGCCTGGCGATGGGGGCGATCACTGACGACCTCCATCTGTCCTCCATGGAACAGGGGCTGGTCGGCGCCTCACCGCTGATCGGCATCTTCATCGGAGGGCCGCTCTTCGGCCGGCTGGCCGACCGGTATGGACGCCGGCCGGTGTTCCTGACGGACATGCTGATCTTCCTGATCGGCTCGGTGCTCCAGTTCTTCGTCCTGGACGGCCCCCAGCTCATCCTCATCCGGCTGGTGATGGGTGTGGCGATCGGCGGCGAGTACGCGATCGGCGCCCCGCTGCTGTCGGAGTACGCGGGCCGGCTGGGCCGCGGGCGGTTGCTGGCGAGCCTGGAGATCAGCTGGTACGTGGGGTACGCGCTGGCCACCGTCGTGGGGGCGCTGTTCACCTCCGTCGACGGCGGCTGGCGCTGGTCCCTGGCGAGCAGTGCGGTGATCGCGGTGGTGTGTGTGGCCCTGCGTGGTGGCATCCCGGAGTCCGCGCGCTGGCTGCTGAGCAGGGGGCGCCGGGACGAGGCCGAAGCGCTGATCGAGAAGTACGGCATCGAGGTGGACGTCGAAGCGGAGCTGGATGACCGCGACGAGGTGCGGCAGGACGGGTTCCGCGCGCTCTTCAGCCGGCGGCATCTGCGCTCCACGGTGTTCGCCAGCGTCTTCTGGGCCGCCCTGGTGCTGCCGTACTTCGCCATCGGCACCTTCTGGACCGAGGTCTTCGAGGCTCTGCACATGGGGGACAACGCGGTCGCGGCGCTGCTCGTCTACTCCTTCACCGCCGTGGCCGGTGTCACCGCGGGGTGCCTCGTCGTGGACCGGATCGGCCGCCGCAAGCTGCTGATCCCGCCGTTCTGGATCACGGCCGGGTGTCTGGCCCTGGTGGCGGTGTGGCCGTCCTCCACCCCCGTCATCGTCGTCGGCTTCCTGTTCTTCATCTTCCTCAACGCCGCCTCCAGCGCGCTGACCGCGGTCTATCCGCTGGAGGTGTTCCCCACCTCCCTGCGCACCACGGGCGTCGGCTTCGCGACGGCCATGAGCCGGGTGGGCGCCGCGATCGGCACATTCCTGCTGCCGATGGGGCTCGACCACTTCGGCGCGGAGTTCGTGCTCCTGATCGGGGCCGGAGTGCTGGTGGCCGGAGCCCTCGTGTCCCAGTTCCTGGCGCCGGAGACCACCGACCTGGACCTGGCCCGGGCGGCGAAAACGGCCCGCGAGGGGGCGTAG
- a CDS encoding HD domain-containing protein: MTTDTAVAAGVKVPGTTLAREATELIRDTTSELIYHHSRRVYFFGSLQGHRRDLSFDPELLYLGAMFHDVGLNEAFHDSGRRFEVDSAAEAKRFLQAHGVPEDSIRRVWTAIALHTTPGVPEFMEPEVALVTAGVEYDVLGIGYEDLSAEDRAAVVALHPRPDFKNRILQAFADGIRPKPQTTFGNVKADVLEHFVPGFERGNFVRTILDSPWTE, translated from the coding sequence ATGACGACTGACACTGCTGTCGCGGCAGGCGTGAAGGTGCCGGGCACGACGCTGGCGCGCGAGGCCACGGAGCTGATCCGGGACACGACGAGCGAGCTCATCTATCACCATTCACGTCGGGTGTACTTCTTCGGCAGCCTGCAGGGCCACCGGCGCGATCTGAGCTTCGACCCGGAGCTGCTGTACCTGGGGGCGATGTTCCACGACGTGGGCCTGAACGAGGCGTTCCATGACAGTGGCCGCCGTTTCGAGGTGGACAGCGCGGCCGAGGCGAAGCGGTTTCTGCAGGCCCATGGCGTACCCGAGGACAGCATCCGCCGGGTCTGGACGGCGATCGCCCTGCACACCACTCCCGGGGTTCCCGAGTTCATGGAACCGGAAGTGGCGCTGGTGACGGCCGGTGTCGAGTACGACGTGCTCGGCATCGGGTATGAGGATCTCTCCGCCGAGGACCGGGCGGCGGTCGTGGCGCTGCATCCGCGCCCCGACTTCAAGAACAGGATTCTGCAGGCGTTCGCCGATGGCATCCGCCCCAAGCCGCAGACCACGTTCGGCAACGTCAAGGCGGATGTCCTGGAGCATTTCGTCCCCGGCTTCGAGCGGGGGAACTTCGTCCGGACGATCCTGGATTCGCCGTGGACGGAATAG
- a CDS encoding NAD(P)-dependent oxidoreductase: protein MRIGFIGLGNMGRHMARHLIHAGHLVTVHDTRPEAAAEHLALGARWADSPATCAEGAEFLITMLPTPRIVEDVLLRGGAAEALPPGALWIDMSTSTPAAADRVAADVLNGRGVRRLDAPVSGMARGAEAGALQIFAGGTDDDFRIALPVLEAMGDPDRILHVGPPGAGYTVKLMLNLLWFSHVVATSEVLAMGVKAGVDLGTLRSSLLASPAASAFVEKDLMSILADGDYDDSFAMALACKDLGLAVDLGRDLGVSTELSALVEQIYRRSKAHHGELAGEMSPVRLYEALAGQEFRLPDPTITPADATLAV from the coding sequence ATGAGGATCGGTTTCATCGGCCTGGGCAACATGGGACGCCACATGGCCCGCCATCTCATCCACGCGGGCCACCTGGTCACCGTGCACGACACCCGGCCCGAGGCCGCCGCCGAGCATCTGGCGCTCGGCGCCCGCTGGGCCGATTCCCCCGCGACCTGTGCCGAAGGCGCGGAATTCCTGATCACGATGCTCCCCACCCCGCGCATCGTCGAGGACGTGCTGCTGCGCGGTGGCGCGGCCGAGGCCCTGCCGCCCGGTGCCCTGTGGATCGATATGTCGACCTCGACCCCCGCGGCCGCGGACCGCGTCGCCGCCGATGTGCTGAACGGGCGCGGGGTGCGCCGGCTGGACGCACCGGTCAGCGGCATGGCACGGGGCGCCGAGGCCGGAGCACTGCAGATCTTCGCCGGCGGTACGGACGACGACTTCCGCATCGCCCTGCCCGTCCTCGAGGCCATGGGCGATCCGGACCGGATTCTGCACGTCGGCCCGCCCGGCGCGGGCTACACGGTCAAGCTCATGCTCAACCTGCTCTGGTTCAGCCACGTGGTCGCCACCTCCGAGGTGCTCGCCATGGGCGTCAAGGCGGGCGTCGACCTCGGGACGCTGCGCAGCTCGCTGCTGGCGAGCCCGGCCGCCTCCGCCTTCGTCGAGAAGGACCTCATGTCCATCCTCGCCGACGGTGACTACGACGACTCGTTCGCCATGGCACTGGCCTGCAAGGATCTGGGGCTCGCCGTCGACCTCGGCCGCGACCTGGGCGTGTCCACCGAACTGTCCGCCCTGGTCGAGCAGATCTACCGCCGCTCCAAGGCCCATCACGGCGAGCTCGCCGGTGAGATGAGCCCGGTCCGCCTCTACGAGGCCCTCGCCGGGCAGGAGTTCCGGCTGCCCGACCCGACCATCACGCCGGCCGACGCGACCCTCGCGGTCTGA
- a CDS encoding mandelate racemase/muconate lactonizing enzyme family protein, with the protein MKITDITLDRLRLDLDPPFRAAWDPEPRRHFAATIVRVHTDEGITGIGSGDLMDGFDTYKHLFVGEDPLDITRHVKAIETANFHGAHYWPLEAALWDIIGKVHGRPVAELFGNAAKKLPAYASCGELKSPEERVATALKVREAGFRAMKIRIDRNRVDEGIAAVRAVREELGADFEIMVDLNQSWRMAGDTAGATDLARTRKTIARLAELDVFWVEEPLPYGDLAGFKRLRAENPGVRIAAGEMHHSPTELLRYLEEDALDIYQMDVVLAIGMHRARTLAEIAQLKHRHFTPHSWTNGIGVLANLHVAAGVGGGPFFEFPYDPPGWTPERRDFMLADPVRVDSEGDLEIPARPGLGIELDEDAIDRWRIT; encoded by the coding sequence ATGAAGATCACGGATATCACCCTGGACCGGCTGCGCCTGGACCTGGACCCGCCGTTCCGGGCCGCGTGGGACCCCGAGCCACGGCGCCACTTCGCCGCGACGATCGTCCGCGTCCACACCGACGAGGGGATCACCGGTATCGGCTCCGGTGATCTGATGGACGGCTTCGACACCTACAAGCACCTGTTCGTCGGCGAGGACCCGCTCGACATCACCCGGCACGTCAAGGCCATCGAGACCGCGAACTTCCACGGCGCCCACTACTGGCCGCTGGAGGCGGCGCTGTGGGACATCATCGGCAAGGTCCACGGCCGCCCGGTGGCCGAGCTGTTCGGCAACGCGGCCAAGAAGCTGCCCGCCTACGCCTCCTGCGGTGAGCTCAAGTCGCCCGAGGAGCGTGTCGCCACCGCGCTGAAGGTCCGCGAAGCGGGCTTCCGCGCGATGAAGATCCGCATCGACCGCAACCGGGTGGACGAGGGGATCGCCGCGGTCCGCGCCGTACGCGAGGAACTGGGCGCGGACTTCGAGATCATGGTGGACCTCAACCAGTCGTGGCGCATGGCGGGCGACACCGCGGGCGCCACCGACCTCGCCCGGACCCGCAAGACCATCGCGCGGCTGGCCGAGCTCGACGTGTTCTGGGTCGAGGAGCCGCTGCCCTACGGCGACCTGGCGGGCTTCAAGCGCCTGCGGGCCGAGAACCCCGGGGTGCGCATCGCCGCCGGCGAGATGCACCACTCCCCCACCGAGCTGCTGCGCTACCTCGAAGAGGACGCCCTGGACATCTACCAGATGGACGTGGTGCTCGCGATCGGCATGCACCGCGCCCGTACCCTGGCGGAAATCGCCCAGCTCAAGCACCGCCACTTCACCCCGCACAGCTGGACCAACGGCATCGGCGTGCTCGCCAATCTGCATGTGGCGGCGGGGGTCGGCGGCGGCCCGTTCTTCGAGTTCCCCTACGACCCGCCCGGGTGGACCCCGGAGCGCCGGGACTTCATGCTCGCCGACCCGGTGCGGGTGGACAGCGAGGGCGACCTCGAGATACCCGCGAGGCCGGGCCTCGGTATCGAGCTCGACGAAGACGCGATCGACCGGTGGAGGATCACATGA
- a CDS encoding aldehyde dehydrogenase: MTHGIDALLARSYDQWVAAAGTLTIETRLFIDGRFTDALSGDTFTSVSPRDGSVLAKVQAAGAEDVDRAVRGARAAFEDGRWRDLPPRERKSVLLRWADLIRANAEELALLDTLEMGKPITESVRIDVDKAAETIAWYAEAIDKTYDEVAPTPGDAIALITREPLGVIGAVVPWNYALLIASWKLGPALATGNSVVLKPAEQTSLAALRLAVLASEAGLPDGVFNVVPGRGEVAGQALGRHPEVDKIAFTGSAEVARLFQVYAGESNGKQVAVEAGGKSPQLLLPDADIEAAASAVAWGIFYNAGQTCNAGSRVVVHASVKDRLLDALRRITAETFQVGDPLDPATVMGPLVDETQLATVLGYIERGVEDGASVVFGGGRTLTESGGSYVEPTVLDGVVNTSAVGQEEIFGPVLAIVSYDGDADEGIRLANESDYGLVASVWTRDVAVAHRAAKRLRAGTVWINTFDASDVITPFGGFKATGAGRDKSLHALDAYTALKTTWINLA; the protein is encoded by the coding sequence ATGACGCACGGCATCGACGCCCTGCTCGCCCGTTCGTACGACCAGTGGGTGGCCGCGGCCGGCACACTCACCATCGAGACCCGGCTGTTCATCGACGGCCGCTTCACCGACGCCCTCTCCGGCGACACCTTCACCAGCGTCTCGCCGCGCGACGGTTCGGTGCTCGCCAAGGTGCAGGCGGCCGGGGCCGAGGACGTGGACCGTGCCGTACGCGGCGCGCGCGCCGCCTTCGAGGACGGACGCTGGCGCGACCTCCCGCCCAGGGAGCGCAAGAGCGTCCTGCTGCGCTGGGCTGATCTGATCCGGGCGAACGCCGAGGAGCTGGCCCTCCTCGACACCCTGGAGATGGGCAAGCCCATCACCGAGTCCGTGCGGATCGACGTGGACAAGGCCGCCGAGACCATCGCCTGGTACGCCGAGGCCATCGACAAGACCTACGACGAGGTGGCGCCGACCCCCGGGGACGCGATCGCCCTGATCACCCGGGAGCCCCTGGGTGTCATCGGCGCGGTCGTCCCGTGGAACTACGCGCTGCTGATCGCCAGCTGGAAGCTGGGCCCGGCGCTGGCCACCGGCAACAGCGTCGTCCTCAAGCCGGCCGAGCAGACCTCCCTGGCCGCCCTGCGCCTGGCCGTCCTCGCCTCCGAGGCGGGTCTGCCGGACGGGGTGTTCAACGTCGTCCCGGGCCGTGGCGAGGTCGCCGGACAGGCTCTGGGCCGCCACCCGGAGGTCGACAAGATCGCCTTCACCGGCTCGGCCGAGGTGGCCCGGCTCTTCCAGGTGTACGCGGGCGAGTCCAATGGCAAGCAGGTGGCCGTCGAGGCGGGTGGCAAGTCGCCCCAGCTCCTGTTGCCCGACGCCGACATCGAGGCCGCCGCGTCGGCGGTGGCCTGGGGCATCTTCTACAACGCCGGACAGACCTGCAACGCCGGTTCCCGCGTCGTGGTGCACGCCTCCGTCAAGGACCGGCTCCTGGACGCCCTGCGCCGGATCACCGCGGAGACCTTCCAGGTGGGCGACCCGCTCGACCCCGCCACCGTCATGGGCCCCCTGGTCGACGAGACCCAGCTGGCCACGGTCCTCGGCTATATCGAACGCGGTGTGGAGGACGGGGCGAGCGTGGTGTTCGGCGGTGGCCGCACTCTCACCGAGTCGGGCGGCAGCTATGTCGAACCGACCGTCCTGGACGGGGTGGTGAACACCTCCGCCGTCGGCCAGGAGGAGATCTTCGGCCCGGTCCTGGCCATCGTGTCCTACGACGGCGACGCCGATGAGGGGATACGGCTGGCCAACGAGAGCGACTACGGGCTCGTCGCCTCCGTCTGGACCCGTGATGTGGCCGTCGCCCACCGCGCCGCCAAGCGGCTGCGGGCCGGGACGGTCTGGATCAACACCTTCGACGCCAGTGATGTCATCACCCCCTTCGGCGGCTTCAAGGCCACCGGCGCGGGCCGCGACAAGTCCCTGCACGCACTGGACGCGTACACGGCGCTGAAGACCACCTGGATCAACCTGGCCTGA
- a CDS encoding IclR family transcriptional regulator yields MDLLEALASDEAQNAGGLGVVRLAHLVGREKTQVSRALKALAAAGIVERDPDTLEYRLGWRLFSLVARTSQNRLVRMAEPVMHALSSDVEETSHLCVLSDREVLTLLSVSGHSFRVHGWEGRGVPAWQTSAGRVLLADATPDELYVRFGTASTPPIPELWSLIQEASRRGYARVSEEFETGLVGVSAPVRDFRGRVVAALNISAPKSRLGDRLDQAGRTTAKAAARVSVMLGWEPRHTSFPRARLT; encoded by the coding sequence ATCGACCTGCTGGAGGCGCTCGCCTCCGACGAGGCCCAGAACGCCGGCGGGCTCGGCGTCGTACGCCTGGCGCATCTGGTGGGCCGGGAGAAGACTCAGGTCTCACGGGCCCTCAAGGCCCTGGCCGCCGCGGGGATCGTGGAACGCGACCCCGACACCCTGGAGTACCGCCTGGGCTGGCGGCTCTTCTCGCTCGTCGCGCGGACCTCGCAGAACCGGCTGGTGCGCATGGCGGAGCCGGTGATGCACGCGCTGTCGTCGGACGTGGAGGAGACCAGCCATCTGTGTGTCCTGAGCGACCGCGAGGTGCTCACCCTGCTCTCGGTCTCCGGACACTCCTTCCGCGTCCACGGCTGGGAAGGGCGCGGAGTGCCCGCGTGGCAGACCTCGGCCGGGCGCGTGCTGCTGGCCGATGCCACCCCCGACGAGCTGTACGTCCGCTTCGGCACCGCCTCGACGCCACCGATCCCCGAGCTGTGGTCACTGATCCAGGAGGCTTCGCGACGGGGCTACGCGAGGGTGAGCGAGGAGTTCGAAACCGGTCTGGTCGGGGTCTCCGCACCCGTACGCGACTTCCGGGGACGTGTCGTGGCGGCGCTCAACATCTCGGCACCCAAGTCCCGGCTCGGCGACCGTCTGGACCAGGCGGGCCGCACCACGGCCAAGGCGGCGGCACGCGTCTCGGTGATGCTGGGCTGGGAGCCGCGGCACACCTCCTTCCCCAGGGCACGGCTCACCTGA
- the fae gene encoding formaldehyde-activating enzyme — MPSPFAPTALIGESFAGEGANAAHTNVVIGRKGGPVETAWATALATPSAGHVPFVTIVRPSVPVKPLTLFVPKAAAEGELHQRATWGSAQAGLAQGVSDAVRDGLLSAEKADDLLIIAAIWVNPAVDDLDVSFRNQRAAAYEAVRAAVTGTPTVADVLAAAEEGPANPFYAPTSEVLTR; from the coding sequence ATGCCATCGCCTTTTGCCCCGACCGCCCTCATCGGCGAGTCCTTCGCCGGGGAGGGTGCCAACGCCGCGCACACGAACGTCGTGATCGGACGCAAGGGCGGACCCGTCGAGACGGCCTGGGCCACGGCGCTGGCCACGCCCAGCGCCGGACACGTCCCCTTCGTGACGATCGTGCGGCCCTCGGTCCCGGTGAAGCCGCTGACGCTGTTCGTGCCGAAGGCCGCAGCGGAAGGCGAGCTGCACCAGCGCGCCACGTGGGGCTCCGCCCAGGCCGGTCTGGCGCAGGGGGTCTCGGACGCGGTCCGGGACGGTCTGCTGTCCGCCGAGAAGGCCGACGATCTGCTGATCATCGCCGCGATCTGGGTGAACCCGGCGGTCGACGACCTGGATGTGTCCTTCCGCAACCAGCGCGCCGCCGCGTACGAGGCGGTGCGGGCAGCGGTGACCGGCACCCCGACCGTGGCCGATGTCCTCGCGGCCGCCGAGGAAGGCCCGGCCAACCCGTTCTACGCCCCCACCTCCGAGGTGCTCACCCGATGA
- a CDS encoding GlxA family transcriptional regulator, with amino-acid sequence MARRASPASRGGRTVVIVAFDGVQLLDVTGPVEVFTTANHYGADYDVRVVSLAGDAVTTSSGLVIGADGAPGTLPPRLGTLLVPGRRDWRSAVADTDLVGLVTRLSVRAKRVASVCAGAFVLAEAGILDGRRAATHWELAAQLATAYPQVRVDGNPVFVRDGHVATSAGITAGIDLSLSLVEEDWGAEVARNVARQLVVFMARPGGQAQFSARLAPRQPRHPAVRRVMDRVTADPAGCHTRATLAASGGVSARHLERLFRTEVGITPGRYVEAVRVEAAQALLADGTGTVEEVARQAGFGSSESLRRVFQHTLGVSPTVYRARFRSTVGAPRLAAG; translated from the coding sequence ATAGCGCGGCGGGCGTCACCGGCGTCCCGTGGCGGCCGCACCGTCGTGATCGTCGCGTTCGACGGGGTGCAGCTGCTGGATGTCACCGGCCCCGTGGAGGTCTTCACCACGGCCAACCACTACGGCGCCGACTACGACGTACGGGTCGTCTCCCTCGCCGGTGACGCCGTCACCACCTCCTCCGGGCTCGTGATCGGCGCTGACGGCGCGCCCGGCACACTGCCACCGCGCCTGGGCACCCTGCTGGTCCCGGGGAGGAGGGACTGGCGCTCGGCCGTGGCCGACACCGACCTGGTCGGGCTCGTGACCCGGCTGTCGGTGCGGGCCAAGCGCGTGGCGTCCGTGTGCGCGGGAGCCTTCGTGCTGGCCGAGGCCGGCATCCTGGACGGCCGCCGCGCCGCCACGCACTGGGAGCTGGCAGCGCAGCTGGCCACCGCCTACCCCCAGGTGCGCGTGGACGGCAATCCCGTCTTCGTCCGGGACGGCCATGTGGCCACATCGGCCGGCATCACCGCGGGAATCGACCTCTCGCTGTCCCTGGTCGAGGAGGACTGGGGAGCGGAGGTGGCCCGCAACGTGGCCAGGCAACTGGTGGTCTTCATGGCCCGCCCGGGCGGGCAGGCGCAGTTCAGCGCGCGGCTGGCCCCGCGTCAGCCACGGCACCCGGCGGTGCGCCGGGTGATGGACCGCGTCACCGCGGACCCCGCGGGGTGCCACACGCGGGCCACGCTGGCCGCCTCGGGCGGCGTGAGCGCCCGCCACCTGGAGCGGCTGTTCCGCACCGAGGTCGGCATCACGCCCGGCCGCTATGTCGAAGCCGTCCGCGTCGAGGCCGCCCAGGCGCTTCTCGCGGACGGCACCGGCACGGTCGAGGAGGTGGCGCGGCAGGCGGGGTTCGGCTCCTCGGAGTCGCTGCGGCGGGTGTTCCAGCACACCCTCGGGGTCTCGCCGACGGTCTACCGCGCCCGTTTCCGCAGCACCGTCGGCGCACCCCGTCTCGCGGCCGGGTAG